The genomic DNA CCAGGGGGGAATCGCTCTTGTCGCCCAACTGCTTGATGCCCTTGGACAGGTCGCCTGCGGCCATGAACGCGTCGTAGCCGCTGATGACCCGCTTGCGGGCAGTGCCGATGCTGAAGAACTTGAAGAAGATGATGGTCCAGCTCCACAGGGACATGCAGCCCAGGAAGAGCATGACCAGCTTGACCGCCAGGGTCGCCCCGGAAAGCAGGGTCAGGATGTCGTTGTCGGGCAGAAAATTCATGATTTCACCTTCTCTTTTCGTTCGGGAACATCCCGTTGAGGGGGGGCTTTTACAATGTGTAAACCCCGTTTGGTCAGAAAGCAAGGGGGAGTCAAAATGGAAGGACTGTCTTTTCAGACGGTTGCACTCAACATTGAGACTGTTCGGCATTGAGTGCGGTATGGACTTGTCCCGCGTCCGCTTTTTGGCGTAAGGACAGTGGTAGGCGGCGGAAACTGTCCGGGATTCGTGACGTATAGCGGAGGCGTTGCTTGAAAATTCTGATATTGGCGGGCAAGGACGCGGACCTGCGGGACCTTGGCCTGCTCCACGATGGCCATGAATGCACCGTGGCGCGTCTGGAATCGGTGTCGCGAGGGGTGGTCCGCCTGGAGAAGGACGACGCGGACCTCGTCATGCTCGTGCCCGGCCCGGACGACGAGTCCTGGCCTCGCGCCGTCGAGCGCGTCCGCAGGGAGTACGGGCGGCAGGCCGTCGTTCTGCTTTCTGGCCCGGGTGGCGAGCAAGAGGCCCTGGCCAAGGGTGCCTTCGATTGCTTCGTGCAAGGGCCGGATACCCGCGGCTGTCTGGCCCGCAGCCTTCGCCA from Desulfovibrio sp. Fe33 includes the following:
- a CDS encoding MotA/TolQ/ExbB proton channel family protein; amino-acid sequence: MNFLPDNDILTLLSGATLAVKLVMLFLGCMSLWSWTIIFFKFFSIGTARKRVISGYDAFMAAGDLSKGIKQLGDKSDSPLARVSSLAVKEFRQLEKADVNRERRRLLVKDTLRRVLKQGISKEMRVLTRNLPFLATCANAAPFIGLFGTV